CGTCCTTTTCCATCGTCAGGCAATCATTTAATTTCTTCTAGCACCATGCTGTTATGATCCCGGATATATAAGGTCTGCAACCCTCAGTTGAGCTGGATCTCCCGTCGATGGGTTTGAGTCCTACTTTGTCCGGCTTATTTGCATGAAATCAGAGCTGTGTCCTCATGGATAGACCCGCAAAACGGACTTTAATAAGACTAGGGTCTAGCCTTCCTATATGGGTTTAGATGAAGTTAGAGTATTAGAGATCAAtagttattatataaataaaaaataattggttTAGCTGACATCATAGAGTATCCGAAGTCAATAGTTGCTGCATAGATAAAAATctttattgatattaaaaaaaatcaaatatttatgtatttgaatgattttatttaaatcttttaaatttgacCATTTAATCTCAAACTAAAAGTTTTGcataaatttatattacaataattaaattttttttttctagcatGGAAGAATGATGGGTGCCAATACGAGGGTATGGTGGGGATGAAGTTTTGATTAGTGGAATATAATAGAAGAATATGTAAGAAATGGTGATCATTGAATACCACCCTTCTCTGGCATGGCCTCCATCATGAAATGGCAGTCCTTGAAGCCAAGTGAAatggttattattattattattattattattttgcttGTGTTTTTATAGCATATATAGGATTAGGGGAAAATAACTGTGTTTGGATTACCTTTTTGTGTGCTCAATTTTGTGAAAATCAAAATGGGTATCATTCATTTCCAATCATTATGCTTGCTTTTGTGTCAATTTTTAATTTGCTGCACAAACACTTATCTCCTACCTTGCTCTACCTCCTTAGCATCACTAGCATCAGTCCTGTtgtttgaattttctttttttttaaaaaaaaataatttagatatattaattaattactattaaatttaacttgAATTAAATGTATTTTAACTGTTagaaacttttttaaaaataattaaataatttttcaactTAAAATTGACTTTTCAAAAAAGCCTGTTGAAATCATAATCCTAAGAGGTCCTAGACATGATTGAGATCTGGAGGCCAATAGAATTTCACTACCAATTTgatatttattatatgtatataGACAAGCGTGCATGCATAGATcacaatataatataaataaaaatataaataacaatataatattaataaaaatatttattaaaacttatttattgttattacaatataaataaaaataacaatattaaatatttttagatttaaattataaaaataatattttattattaaaaacaatACTTTATTACATTTTACAAGTGACTGAGGCTAATACAGAAATAAagagaattaaaaataaaatagtccaAATAAAGAGGgtctaaagaaaattaaatagactccaaataagaaaaaatcTCACGCTCGCTATTCGCCAATCGCACTTACGTCGACACAACATTTGAGATGTAAAGCTCACCACTAGAAACATCAAAACACACAGAATGGAAGAAGCTCAAACACCACATCGATGGCAACCCATTCCAGAATCGCAACAGGAATCAAGGATAGGAGAATCACATGATAGAAGGCATGCATGCAACCCAATGGAAAAAGAAGAAACTCTTTAATAGATCAAAGCAGCCGTGAAGAAAATCAATACGATTCGAGGAGTTTAAATCTCTGAACAGTCGATGAAAGTGTGATTCACTGGACGAATTGATACGGTCTTTAAATCTAATGTCACACAACAAGGAAACTCTCGGTACCATTAAATCCGAGCTATCCAATCACTCtcaatatttagattttaaaaaaatctcacatataatgtaaaaataaataaaaataatctctgcattttaaaaaaaaaataatttaaaaatatttaaaaataaaaattacgttTCTATTCAAAggtagtaaataaataaataaagatatcAAACACAAcctctaattttaaaaatgacaaaaaaaatcaacaatatTTTTTCTCCCAAcctttcttctctctttctctagcttttttttttcttctcttaggttttttttcattaatttctaatttttctatattttttaattgttagTAAGATTAAATTATcgaagaaaagggaaaaaaaaaagttctaaGGTTTTTTTCCACATAAACTAAAGTTTCAAATGCatttattttgagaaaaaatGTCAGCAAATAAGAAAATACTAGAAAAGATCATTCATAGGTCTATAATTAATAGCCTATTGGGAGCCGATAAtaccattaaaaaaaatcaatgaaaaaaaaaaatgaaaacgaCGTGTACTTGTGAAATAGATAGGTTTCCTAAATGATGATGGTAAAGCTAGTTTTATAAAGCAAAAgaaaatctctttttttttttttttaaattcttctcttttataaaaaaaaaaataattaaattttcactCTTCCATCCTCTTAAACCGAATCAGTATAAATGAGGATATTTTAAAGAATAATGAAACAAAATCTATTGTTATactgatattaattatttttttaaaattcgtgTGAAAAGCTGTAAGTTATTTTTGTGATGAacgaaatattatttttaaaataaaaattattaaattatgttaaatttaaatttaatattatttaattaatatgtttgaaaaaatatttctttttttcaatATCTTTAGTTCTTATATGGCAAAATTGCACAAGTTGACTGTGGGGATAACGTTGGATAAATCATATACCAAAtcgattttttttccttaaataaAAAAggacaataatattttattttacgtTTCTTCTAGTGTTCATTAAAAATTCCAATTggattctttctttttttgaaaattatatttttctttaatcttCTCATGGGTTCCATTTACGGTCTGTGAAGTGTTAAAGGGAGCTGCTTTGGCCACTTGTGCTCTTTCTTTTTCTCCGTCTCTGGTCCAAAGTAATCGAGTAAAAAGGAAAAggggaaggaaagaaaaaattaaagccTTTCTTGCTCTGCttctctttcaaatctcttgtaAGTATCAAACATTCTTGTTTTTTCTTCAAATGTAATCTGGGTTTGCTTCATTTTTATCGTTTTACTGTTTGTTTTTGACTTTTAATTCACGTATTTTCTATTTACTTTCCCTTAATTTTGGTGTTGGGTTTTTGTTTAATAATGCTATTTTGTTGTTTCTGATCGAACCCAGATCCTATCCCTGTCTGATTCAGCTGTGTTGGCTGCTGTTTTTGGTATACAGAACAACGAAGAAGCTTTATTCTCTGTGTGATTTATATGGGAAGTTGTTGACTgttattttttcagtttttgcATCTGGGTTCCTGAGTTTGACGACAAAAGGGTCTCGATTCCTGTTCTTGGATTATGCACTGGTAAAAGAGCTTCTCCCCGATTCTCCAGATGATGATATGTCGAAATAAGCAGCTTTCTTACGATGCTTTAGCTTATGTTTCTGGGTTTTGCTTAGTTTGTGTTTGGAAGTGGTCTCTGTATGGTTGGAATTTTGTTTCCGTTGTTTGATATGGATTTTTGCACTTTTGTGCTGTTCTCTGATCGTGAATTTGAGCTTCTGTCCTTTTAATGGACTGAAATCCGCTCGAGAGGAGTCTCTAAACAAGCCGGGTTTTGTTGGAATTTGTGAACTTGTATATAGATTTTGAGTTATGATTAAGCAAATACTTGGTAGGCTTCCACGGAAGCCATCTAAATCATCTGAGAATCGTGAATTTGGTGGTTCATCTGTACCTTCTTCAAATACTTCCACTAGTTCTAGAAGCAGTAATCTTGCGAGTAATAGGCCTGTCACTTCAGATAATACATCTCCTCCTCCCTCTGACTCTGCTTCATATTTAGGTTACGGTCATGGAAGTAAACCTACCCAGGCTGTGAATTCAAAACTGAATGGAAATTCAGTAATTGCTACCTATGAGGCATTGCCAGGATTCAAGGATGTTCCCAATTCTGAGAAGCAAAATTTGTTTATTAGAAAGCTGAAGTTATGTTGCGTGGTATTTGACTTCACGGATCCAAGTAAGAATTTGAAAGAGAAGGACATCAAGCGCCAGACGTTGGTGGAACTTGTGGATTATGCAAGTTCTGCAAACGGGAAGTTCACAGAAACTGTCATGGAGGAAGGTATAAAGATGGTATCTGTGAATTTATTTAGGTCGCTTACGCCACAACCCCGTGAGAATAAGGCTTTAGAAGCCTTTGATTTGGAAGAGGAGGAACCCTTGATGGATCCTGCATGGCCTCACTTGCAAATTGTTTATGAATTCTTTCTGAGATTTGTTGCATCTCCTGAGACAGATGCGAAGTTGGCTAAAAGGTATATTGATCACTCTTTTATTCTCAAGTTGTTAGATCTGTTTGATTCCGAGGATCCAAGGGAGAGGGAGTACCTGAAAACAATTCTCCATCGCATCTATGGGAAGTTTATGGTTCATCGCCCGTTTATCAGGAAGGCTATTAATAACATATTCTTCCGTTTTATTTTTGAAACAGAGAAGCATAATGGCATTGCAGAACTTTTAGAGGTTTTAGGGAGTATAATCAATGGGTTTGCTCTGCCTCTAAAAGAAGAACATAAATTGTTCCTTGTTCGGTCTTTAATCCCCCTTCATAAACCAAAGAGCTTACCCATGTACCATCAGCAGTTATCGTACTGCATTTCGCAGTTTGTGGAAAAAGACTGCAAGCTTGCAGACACTGTTATAAGGGGTTTATTGAAGTACTGGCCTATCACTAATAGTTCCAAGGAGGTAATGTTCCTAGGTGAGCTGGAGGAAATCTTAGAAGCAACTCAGCCAGCAGAATTTCAAAGATGTATGGTACCCCTGTTCCGTCAGATAGCTCGTTGCTTAAGCAGTTTACACTTCCAGGTAGTGAAGCATAAAAATCTATACTTGCCTTCTTTGCTTGGTATGGAATGAACATATTACATGGAAGCATGCATCAAATGTTGTCTGTTAAAGATTGCtttgtgtatgatatgtgtgtgtgtgtgtgtgtgtgtgtgtgagagagagagagagagagagggagatttTTGCAGTTTGGAATTTGAAGTATGCTTTTTTCCTTTCAAAGTGGTGTCATTTTTTTAGTTAGACTTGAAATGCCTGATATGCTGCAGTTTTATGCATTATTCTTGAGCTTAAAAAGGTTGCTTTTATTACTTTTTTGTAATTTCCATTTCCACTTGATAGAAGAAATGGTTATTgcaaaatcttttaaatttgtgCTTATCCTATAACATCTATGTGCCAATTTTGTACTGTTATAATCCGGTTATTACACTTAATATGTGAATTTAGGCATATGTTTCATTTTTCTGCTGCTATTGATGATGTTGTAGATACATTTGCCTTGCACTTCTAAGATGGTTTACTTTTCTATTATAGAGTAGATGTGTTTGATTATGTCTACACACACATTCTATTTTTGTCTCGATGAGATACAGCATATTATAGCTGGTACTACATATGAACCTACAGGGTCATGTTTTTGACACTGACCATAATTATTCTGGTCCATTAGAATGGAAGAGTACTGAGAGGCTGACTTTCAGTTCACTCAGCAAATGGAAATGATGAATAAAATATTAGACTTCATCCAAGGGGGAAAACCGAAAAGGACAAAAGTTAAGATACCGAATATGCTTCTAATCTGTATTCTGTACTCATTAGTGGGACTTTGGACTCTTAACTGAACAAATTTCAACCTCCTATGTGAAATTTTCTGATGCCTTCAGATTGCATAGGATTGCTAGCAACTTAGCATTACTAATTCTATGCTCAAACGTCAATTTCATTAGAAATTGAGTTGCATTGTTGACTATGATATTAAGATCTCTATGTCCATCTTGAATTTCTGAATGGTTCTGACTCATGTTGTATGAAGAAAGTATTTTAGTTTCCGTGCATCAGTAAAAATGAATTTCATGGCTTGGTAGATGTTGAAGCATTTGTAGTGCTGATGATAATGCTTTGGTTGTTGGAGTAATCTTCAACTAGGATACAAAATTTAGGCACGCAGTCATTTAATTCTGCATTATCTGACCTTTAGCATTTTAGCATTTGACTTTGGTAAAGGTAGACTGTACTTTACATGGTGTCTTCATCTGGTGTTATGGTTGACTGGACTTTATTGTTATGGATGTTATTGTTATGGTTCAAGGTAAGGTTGTATATGCCTACAAGTGCCTGTCATCATGTAGTTTCACATGAGGGCATCTGGAGACATGTTGGTAATAAAGTAATCTATATACTATTGTTGATTAATAATCAAGTAATTCAGAAATTGATGAGAGGATTTTGGACTTGAAAGCAATAGccatatgtttgtaatagattcTACCTCTTATTGGCCATTCATGCTGCACcttttctaatttaaatttatggtAAATAATCTTTTCCTTCAGGTGGCAGAAAGGGCTTTGTACTTATGGAACAATGATCATATTGAGAATTTAATCAGACAGAACCGAAAAGTTATACTGCCCATTATCTTCCCTGCCTTGGAAAAGAATGGACGTAAACATTGGAATCAGGTGGTCCAGAGCTTAACTGTTAATGTTCGGAAGATCTTTGCTGATATTGATCCTGAGCTGTTTGAAGAGTGCTTAAAGCAGTTTGAAGAAGATGAAGCA
This genomic interval from Manihot esculenta cultivar AM560-2 chromosome 12, M.esculenta_v8, whole genome shotgun sequence contains the following:
- the LOC110628215 gene encoding serine/threonine protein phosphatase 2A 57 kDa regulatory subunit B' theta isoform; the encoded protein is MIKQILGRLPRKPSKSSENREFGGSSVPSSNTSTSSRSSNLASNRPVTSDNTSPPPSDSASYLGYGHGSKPTQAVNSKLNGNSVIATYEALPGFKDVPNSEKQNLFIRKLKLCCVVFDFTDPSKNLKEKDIKRQTLVELVDYASSANGKFTETVMEEGIKMVSVNLFRSLTPQPRENKALEAFDLEEEEPLMDPAWPHLQIVYEFFLRFVASPETDAKLAKRYIDHSFILKLLDLFDSEDPREREYLKTILHRIYGKFMVHRPFIRKAINNIFFRFIFETEKHNGIAELLEVLGSIINGFALPLKEEHKLFLVRSLIPLHKPKSLPMYHQQLSYCISQFVEKDCKLADTVIRGLLKYWPITNSSKEVMFLGELEEILEATQPAEFQRCMVPLFRQIARCLSSLHFQVAERALYLWNNDHIENLIRQNRKVILPIIFPALEKNGRKHWNQVVQSLTVNVRKIFADIDPELFEECLKQFEEDEAKAEDMKMKQEATWKRLEEIAASKTTNSEAVHVPHTAPTLTTSG